A genomic window from Xyrauchen texanus isolate HMW12.3.18 chromosome 15, RBS_HiC_50CHRs, whole genome shotgun sequence includes:
- the LOC127656316 gene encoding NADH dehydrogenase [ubiquinone] 1 beta subcomplex subunit 9-like isoform X2 — MVKATMMLKAGEEEFWTNQHPQPYLFPDSPGGTSYERYECYKVPEWCLDHWHPSEKAMYPDYFAKREQWKKLRAQSWDREVQQLQAETPAEGPKSEALPPARKEGDFPPLWWQFVTRPRERPM, encoded by the exons ATGGTGAAGGCCACCATGATGCTGAAGGCAGGTGAGGAGGAGTTCTGGACCAATCAGCATCCACAGCCCTACCTGTTCCCTGACTCACCTGGAGGAACGTCTTACGAAAGATACGAGTGCTACAAA GTCCCTGAATGGTGTCTGGATCATTGGCACCCCTCCGAGAAAGCCATGTATCCTGATTACTTTGCTAAAAGGGAACAGTGGAAGAAGCTGCGGGCTCAGAGCTGGGATAGAGAG GTCCAGCAGCTGCAGGCTGAAACTCCTGCTGAGGGCCCCAAATCTGAGGCCCTGCCACCGGCCCGAAAGGAAGGAGACTTCCCTCCCCTATGGTGGCAGTTTGTCACTCGTCCTAGAGAACGGCCCATGTAA
- the LOC127656316 gene encoding NADH dehydrogenase [ubiquinone] 1 beta subcomplex subunit 9-like isoform X1, translating into MAAAYLTHHQKVLRLYKKSLRHLESWCIFRDKYRFYACLLRARFDENKHEKDMVKATMMLKAGEEEFWTNQHPQPYLFPDSPGGTSYERYECYKVPEWCLDHWHPSEKAMYPDYFAKREQWKKLRAQSWDREVQQLQAETPAEGPKSEALPPARKEGDFPPLWWQFVTRPRERPM; encoded by the exons ATGGCGGCGGCCTACCTGACCCACCATCAGAAAGTCCTGCGACTCTACAAGAAGTCCCTGAGACACCTCGAGTCATGGTGCATATTTAG GGATAAATATCGTTTCTATGCGTGTCTGCTGCGAGCACGCTTTGATGAGAACAAACATGAAAAGGACATGGTGAAGGCCACCATGATGCTGAAGGCAGGTGAGGAGGAGTTCTGGACCAATCAGCATCCACAGCCCTACCTGTTCCCTGACTCACCTGGAGGAACGTCTTACGAAAGATACGAGTGCTACAAA GTCCCTGAATGGTGTCTGGATCATTGGCACCCCTCCGAGAAAGCCATGTATCCTGATTACTTTGCTAAAAGGGAACAGTGGAAGAAGCTGCGGGCTCAGAGCTGGGATAGAGAG GTCCAGCAGCTGCAGGCTGAAACTCCTGCTGAGGGCCCCAAATCTGAGGCCCTGCCACCGGCCCGAAAGGAAGGAGACTTCCCTCCCCTATGGTGGCAGTTTGTCACTCGTCCTAGAGAACGGCCCATGTAA